A single window of Anaerocolumna chitinilytica DNA harbors:
- the truB gene encoding tRNA pseudouridine(55) synthase TruB: protein MINGIINVYKEKGYTSHDVVAKLRGILKQKKIGHTGTLDPDAEGVLPVCLGNATKLCDILTDKSKAYRAVLLLGITTDTQDITGKVMEERAVTAGKEEILEAILSFRGSYDQIPPMYSALKVGGKRLYELAREGKEIPRESRKVELHSITVESLDMNTKEAVIVVECSKGTYIRTLCHDIGEKLLCGGCMKALTRIRSGEFDITESLKLGEIETEYKNGTLDEHVKSVPAMFPEYECVTVKKEFDKQLYNGNFLVLNQLEQEKINVSNNKVLVYDGENNFVGIYEYCPEQEIIKPYKMFL from the coding sequence TTGATAAACGGAATAATAAATGTATATAAAGAAAAAGGTTATACCTCGCATGATGTAGTAGCTAAACTGCGTGGTATCTTAAAGCAGAAAAAAATAGGACATACAGGTACCCTGGACCCTGATGCAGAAGGAGTGTTGCCGGTCTGCCTTGGTAACGCTACTAAGCTATGTGATATCCTAACGGATAAAAGTAAAGCCTATCGTGCAGTGCTGCTTTTAGGAATAACCACTGATACCCAGGATATAACTGGTAAGGTAATGGAAGAAAGAGCTGTTACTGCCGGTAAAGAAGAGATATTAGAAGCAATTCTTTCCTTTAGAGGTAGCTACGATCAGATTCCACCCATGTACTCAGCCTTGAAAGTTGGTGGAAAACGCCTTTACGAACTGGCCAGAGAGGGTAAAGAGATACCAAGAGAGTCCAGAAAGGTTGAACTACATAGTATTACCGTTGAGAGTCTTGATATGAACACAAAGGAAGCTGTAATTGTTGTAGAGTGCTCAAAAGGAACCTATATCAGAACCCTTTGTCATGATATCGGTGAGAAGCTTTTATGCGGCGGCTGCATGAAAGCGCTAACCAGAATACGTTCAGGTGAATTTGATATTACGGAGAGTCTGAAACTTGGAGAGATTGAGACAGAGTACAAAAATGGAACATTGGATGAACACGTTAAAAGTGTACCCGCTATGTTCCCTGAGTATGAGTGCGTTACCGTAAAGAAGGAGTTTGATAAGCAGCTTTACAATGGAAATTTCTTAGTTCTGAATCAGTTGGAACAAGAGAAGATTAATGTATCCAATAACAAAGTACTTGTTTATGACGGAGAAAATAACTTTGTGGGTATCTATGAATACTGCCCGGAGCAAGAGATAATTAAACCCTATAAAATGTTTTTATAA
- a CDS encoding DHH family phosphoesterase, producing MDLLKEVGNAKLIGIAGHMRPDGDCAGSCLALYRYLSQAKKDAQIDFYLEEIPEKLRITKDAAKVKQSYKEGRVYDIFISLDSGSLDRLGFAEEYFKNARKTINIDHHISNTNFAQINHVVADASSTCEVLYELMDKAYLNIAIAKALYMGIIHDTGVFKHSNTTKRTMEIAGSLIEMGVPFSEMIDETFYRKDYHQNQILGRCLLESILLLDGKCIVSTLSRKMMEFYEVESADLDGIIDQLRITKGVEVAILIYEVDFHVYKVSMRSNGAVDVRKIAVYFGGGGHIMAAGCTMHGTLHDVTNNLTPHIEFQLKN from the coding sequence ATGGATTTGTTAAAAGAAGTGGGGAACGCTAAATTGATAGGAATAGCCGGGCATATGAGGCCGGATGGGGACTGTGCCGGTTCCTGTCTGGCCCTATACCGTTATTTGAGTCAAGCAAAAAAAGATGCGCAGATAGATTTTTATCTGGAAGAAATACCGGAGAAACTGCGTATTACAAAAGATGCTGCAAAAGTAAAGCAGAGTTACAAAGAAGGCAGAGTGTATGATATCTTCATTTCTCTTGACAGCGGAAGCCTTGATCGGTTGGGGTTTGCAGAAGAATATTTTAAGAATGCAAGAAAAACAATTAACATTGATCATCATATCAGTAATACCAACTTTGCTCAGATAAATCATGTTGTGGCAGATGCCAGTTCAACCTGTGAGGTACTGTATGAACTAATGGACAAAGCTTATCTCAATATCGCTATTGCAAAAGCACTTTATATGGGAATTATTCATGACACAGGTGTTTTTAAGCATAGTAATACTACAAAAAGGACGATGGAGATAGCAGGAAGTCTTATAGAAATGGGAGTGCCTTTCTCTGAAATGATAGATGAAACTTTTTACCGGAAGGATTATCATCAGAACCAGATTCTTGGAAGATGCCTTTTAGAAAGCATTTTATTATTAGACGGAAAATGTATAGTATCTACTCTTAGCCGGAAAATGATGGAGTTCTATGAGGTAGAGTCTGCTGACCTTGATGGAATCATTGATCAGCTCCGTATTACAAAGGGTGTTGAAGTAGCTATCTTGATCTATGAAGTAGATTTTCATGTGTATAAAGTAAGTATGCGATCCAATGGAGCTGTTGATGTCAGAAAGATAGCGGTATACTTTGGCGGTGGTGGTCATATTATGGCTGCAGGCTGTACCATGCATGGAACTCTTCACGATGTAACTAATAATCTTACACCGCATATTGAATTCCAGCTAAAGAACTGA
- the rbfA gene encoding 30S ribosome-binding factor RbfA, which yields MRKNSIKNTRINGEVQRELSMLISREIKDPRIHPMTSVVAVDVAPDLKSAKVYISVLGDEQAQKSTLVGLRSAAPYMRGQLAKTINLRNTPELIFVIDQSIEYGVNMSHLIHEVTKDLPNDEEETEEAEDEELEEEEAEEETSEDSRLE from the coding sequence ATGAGAAAGAATAGTATTAAGAACACAAGAATTAACGGAGAAGTTCAAAGAGAATTAAGCATGTTAATCAGCCGGGAGATTAAAGACCCCAGAATTCATCCAATGACTTCCGTGGTAGCTGTGGACGTGGCTCCAGATTTAAAATCTGCAAAGGTATATATCAGCGTACTTGGTGATGAGCAAGCTCAGAAAAGTACTTTGGTTGGATTACGCAGTGCAGCTCCCTATATGAGAGGACAACTTGCAAAAACCATTAATTTAAGAAACACCCCTGAATTAATTTTTGTAATAGACCAATCCATCGAATATGGTGTTAACATGTCACATTTGATTCATGAAGTAACAAAAGATTTACCAAATGATGAAGAAGAGACAGAAGAAGCAGAGGATGAAGAGTTAGAGGAAGAAGAGGCCGAGGAAGAGACCAGTGAAGATTCCAGGCTGGAATAG